tatttagttgAATAGGAACAATGtctgcattttaaaaaattgttggccctgaaaagggccGTTTTATCAACGTAGAAGAGGCGTTTACTTGGAGCTGGTGTACTTGGTAACAGCCTTGGTTCCTTCAGAGACTGCGTGCTTGGCTAATTCGCCAGGTAACAGGAGCCTGACAGCGGTTTGGATCTCCCGGGATGTAATGGTCGATCTCTTGTTATAATGAGCCAGACGAGAGGCTTCAGCAGCAATACGTTCAAAAACATCATTAACGAAACTGTTCATGATGCTCATGGCTTTACTGGAGATT
The sequence above is a segment of the Augochlora pura isolate Apur16 unplaced genomic scaffold, APUR_v2.2.1 APUR_unplaced_2923, whole genome shotgun sequence genome. Coding sequences within it:
- the LOC144477683 gene encoding histone H2B; translated protein: MPPKASGKAVKKAGKAQKNISKTDKKKKRRRKESYAIYIYKVLKQVHPDTGISSKAMSIMNSFVNDVFERIAAEASRLAHYNKRSTITSREIQTAVRLLLPGELAKHAVSEGTKAVTKYTSSK